A region from the Aegilops tauschii subsp. strangulata cultivar AL8/78 chromosome 5, Aet v6.0, whole genome shotgun sequence genome encodes:
- the LOC109753267 gene encoding probable LRR receptor-like serine/threonine-protein kinase At1g07650 isoform X1, translating to MGARRTPCGWRLLFFLGLLAEVHGSSSPGVKAVADALPPTSRLFPAEVRTLRRIAANLGISHWNFSTNHCGSGGGLECDCSFNNSTLCHATEIFLKGQNFTGRLPPDFADLPNLLQLDLSRSLFHGTVPDRWARMKLQGLSLMGNRLSGPFPMALTRITTLTSLSIEANEFRGQIPAEIGHLKQLEKLIISTNEFTGPLPAALSLLTNLTDLRISGNNLSGRVPDFLAKLTKLGKLQIEGSLLEGPIPPGLSKLTNLSDLRISDLRGSGSVFPDLRGMQSMKALVLRNCSISGGIPSYIWSMENLTHLDLSFNELTGKVTDSFTNRGTVHYIYLTGNSLTGNIPDWLLRSNSIVDLSFNNFTIGSSGRPTQCQGSANLVESYSPEMNSLNNVQPCLKKNFPCASNGQYRSSLHINCGDKEAIVNGVKYEGDTTPKGASMLYLSPDSNWAFSSTGNFMDDNINDDNYIASDTSKLTMPNSKLYAKARLSPLSLTYYGLCMHNGSYTVKLHFAEIIFTNDRTYRSLGKRKFNVFIQGRMVLEDFDIEQSAGGAGKLVIKTFTAYVTNHTLKIQFYWAGRGTTGIPYRGFYGPLISAISVTPNFQIPLAVEPPQTGSSTKISRTSKALLIGGPIIAIFTALVVGIWIKRRQKNLVNQDPRALDLQIGSFTLRQIKSATRNFDPANKIGEGGFGSVYKGLLSDGTIIAVKQLSSKSKQGNREFVNEIGMISALQHPNLVRLYGCCTEGNQLLLVYEYMENNCLARALFVEEYRLALDWPTRRKICLGIARGLAYLHEESAIRIVHRDIKASNILLDKDLDAKISDFGLAKLNEDGHTHISTKVAGTIGYMAPEYAMRGYLTDKADVYSFGVVALEIVSGKSNTNYRPKEDFVYLLDWACVLHERGTLLELVDPDLGSNYSTEEALLMLNVALLCTNAAPTLRPKMSNAVSLLEGHTPLQPFLSELSLAANSLSSSGLRRNFWENPSESQSITAQASCNNTSDLSSLDVDGSLRHFAT from the exons ATGGGGGCGCGGAGGACGCCATGCGGCTGGAGACTGCTCTTCTTCCTTGGGCTGCTTGCCGAGGTCCATGGCTCTTCGTCTCCAGGGGTTAAGGCAGTAGCCGATGCCCTCCCTCCTACCTCTAGGCTCTTCCCCGCTGAAG TGCGCACTCTTCGACGGATCGCGGCGAATTTGGGGATATCGCATTGGAACTTCTCCACCAATCACTGTGGCTCCGGCGGCGGATTGGAGTGTGACTGCTCCTTCAACAACAGTACATTATGCCATGCCACtgagat ATTCCTCAAGGGCCAGAACTTCACCGGCCGGCTCCCACCAGATTTTGCTGATCTCCCTAATCTCCTCCAGCT AGACCTAAGCAGGAGCTTGTTCCATGGCACGGTGCCTGACCGGTGGGCCCGGATGAAGTTGCAAGGACT GTCACTAATGGGAAACAGATTGTCAGGGCCTTTTCCCATGGCTCTTACGAGAATCACAACCTTGACTAGCCT GAGCATTGAAGCAAATGAGTTCCGTGGGCAAATCCCAGCTGAAATTGGGCATCTCAAGCAACTGGAGAAGCT GATAATATCAACCAACGAGTTCACTGGACCCCTGCCGGCTGCTCTTTCCTTGCTGACCAATTTGACCGACTT AAGGATTTCTGGAAACAATTTATCTGGGAGAGTTCCTGATTTCTTGGCTAAACTGACAAAGCTTGGAAAACT GCAAATCGAAGGATCTTTGCTGGAAGGGCCTATTCCCCCGGGCTTATCCAAATTGACAAACCTTTCTGATCT GAGAATTAGTGATCTGAGAGGCAGTGGATCAGTTTTCCCGGATCTAAGAGGAATGCAATCGATGAAAGCATT GGTCCTTAGGAATTGTTCAATCAGCGGGGGAATCCCTTCTTACATATGGAGCATGGAAAATCTCACGCATCT GGATCTGAGCTTTAATGAACTGACCGGAAAAGTAACAGATTCGTTCACTAATAGGGGAACCGTACATTACAT ATATCTAACTGGAAATTCACTCACTGGGAACATACCTGATTGGCTATTGCGAAGCAACAGCATTGT GGACCTCTCTTTTAATAATTTCACGATTGGGAGCTCAGGTCGTCCTACTCAATGTCAAGGGAGCGC CAATCTAGTGGAGAGTTATTCACCTGAAATGAACAGTTT aaataatgTCCAGCCATGCTTGAAGAAGAACTTCCCATGTGCTTCGAATGGACAAT ACAGATCATCCTTGCATATCAATTGTGGAGACAAAGAAGCAATTGTCAATGGCGTAAAATATGAAGGTGACACCACACCAAAAGGTGCTTCCATGTTGTATTTAAGCCCAGACTCAAACTGGGCATTCAGCAGCACTGGGAACTTCATGGACGACAACATCAATGATGACAACTACATTGCCTCAGACACATCAAAACTGACCATGCCCAACTCCAAGCTGTATGCAAAAGCGCGCCTTTCTCCTCTTTCGCTCACATATTATGGGCTTTGTATGCATAATGGGAGCTACACAGTTAAACTCCATTTTGCCGAAATTATATTCACCAATGACAGAACATACCGCAGCCTTGGCAAAAGAAAATTCAATGTGTTCATACAG GGAAGAATGGTGCTAGAGGATTTTGATATTGAGCAATCTGCTGGTGGGGCTGGAAAGCTAGTCATCAAGACTTTCACAGCATATGTCACAAATCATACACTGAAGATTCAATTCTATTGGGCAGGAAGAGGGACAACAGGCATTCCATATAGAGGATTTTACGGCCCTCTAATATCTGCAATATCAGTAACTCCAA ACTTCCAGATTCCTTTGGCTGTTGAACCTCCCCAAACTGGCAGTAGCACGAAAATTTCAAGGACATCTAAAGCTTTGCTGATTGGAGGCCCAATTATTGCGATATTCACTGCTCTTGTTGTTGGTATCTGGATTAAGCGACGACAGAAGAACTTGGTGAATCAAG ATCCCCGGGCACTTGACCTCCAAATTGGCTCATTTACCTTGAGACAAATCAAATCAGCAACGAGAAACTTTGATCCAGCCAACAAGATTGGCGAAGGTGGTTTTGGTTCGGTTTACAAG GGTTTGTTGTCCGATGGCACCATTATTGCTGTCAAACAGCTATCATCAAAGTCCAAGCAAGGGAATCGTGAATTTGTGAATGAGATTGGCATGATATCTGCACTCCAGCATCCAAACCTTGTCAGGCTGTATGGCTGTTGTACAGAAGGAAACCAGCTCTTGCTAGTTTACGAGTACATGGAAAATAATTGCCTTGCACGTGCTCTCTTTG TTGAAGAATATAGACTGGCATTGGATTGGCCAACGAGACGTAAGATTTGCCTGGGGATAGCAAGGGGTCTGGCATATCTGCATGAGGAGTCTGCAATAAGGATTGTGCACCGAGATATCAAGGCTAGCAATATACTGCTTGACAAAGATTTGGATGCTAAGATCTCAGATTTTGGTCTAGCAAAGCTTAATGAAGATGGCCACACCCACATAAGTACAAAAGTAGCTGGAACAAT TGGATACATGGCTCCTGAGTATGCAATGCGTGGTTATTTGACAGACAAAGCTGATGTTTACAGTTTTGGGGTTGTTGCTTTGGAAATCGTGAGTGGAAAAAGCAACACAAACTACAGGCCAAAGGAAGATTTTGTTTATCTTCTCGATTGG GCTTGTGTTTTACATGAGAGAGGAACTCTCCTGGAGCTGGTAGATCCAGACTTAGGATCCAATTACTCAACAGAAGAGGCACTCCTCATGCTGAATGTGGCTCTCTTATGCACCAACGCAGCACCGACACTTAGACCAAAGATGTCCAACGCGGTGAGCCTGCTCGAGGGCCATACCCCCCTGCAACCCTTCCTATCAGAACTCAGCCTTGCTGCAAACAGCCTGAGCTCAAGTGGTCTACGCAGAAACTTCTGGGAAAATCCAAGTGAGAGCCAGAGCATAACGGCACAAGCATCATGTAACAACACCAGTGACTTGTCATCTTTAGATGTTGATGGTAGCTTGAGACATTTTGCGACTTAA
- the LOC109753267 gene encoding probable LRR receptor-like serine/threonine-protein kinase At1g07650 isoform X2, with protein sequence MSSAKRTNHCLTLVQDACKKISKEQIKRILDIFPRNANPVATMRTLRRIAANLGISHWNFSTNHCGSGGGLECDCSFNNSTLCHATEIFLKGQNFTGRLPPDFADLPNLLQLDLSRSLFHGTVPDRWARMKLQGLSLMGNRLSGPFPMALTRITTLTSLSIEANEFRGQIPAEIGHLKQLEKLIISTNEFTGPLPAALSLLTNLTDLRISGNNLSGRVPDFLAKLTKLGKLQIEGSLLEGPIPPGLSKLTNLSDLRISDLRGSGSVFPDLRGMQSMKALVLRNCSISGGIPSYIWSMENLTHLDLSFNELTGKVTDSFTNRGTVHYIYLTGNSLTGNIPDWLLRSNSIVDLSFNNFTIGSSGRPTQCQGSANLVESYSPEMNSLNNVQPCLKKNFPCASNGQYRSSLHINCGDKEAIVNGVKYEGDTTPKGASMLYLSPDSNWAFSSTGNFMDDNINDDNYIASDTSKLTMPNSKLYAKARLSPLSLTYYGLCMHNGSYTVKLHFAEIIFTNDRTYRSLGKRKFNVFIQGRMVLEDFDIEQSAGGAGKLVIKTFTAYVTNHTLKIQFYWAGRGTTGIPYRGFYGPLISAISVTPNFQIPLAVEPPQTGSSTKISRTSKALLIGGPIIAIFTALVVGIWIKRRQKNLVNQDPRALDLQIGSFTLRQIKSATRNFDPANKIGEGGFGSVYKGLLSDGTIIAVKQLSSKSKQGNREFVNEIGMISALQHPNLVRLYGCCTEGNQLLLVYEYMENNCLARALFVEEYRLALDWPTRRKICLGIARGLAYLHEESAIRIVHRDIKASNILLDKDLDAKISDFGLAKLNEDGHTHISTKVAGTIGYMAPEYAMRGYLTDKADVYSFGVVALEIVSGKSNTNYRPKEDFVYLLDWACVLHERGTLLELVDPDLGSNYSTEEALLMLNVALLCTNAAPTLRPKMSNAVSLLEGHTPLQPFLSELSLAANSLSSSGLRRNFWENPSESQSITAQASCNNTSDLSSLDVDGSLRHFAT encoded by the exons ATGAGTTCTGCAAAAAGAACGAATCACTGCCTCACTTTAGTTCAAGATGCatgcaagaaaatctctaaagaGCAGATCAAGAGAATCTTGGATATCTTCCCAAGGAATGCAAACCCTGTAGCAACAA TGCGCACTCTTCGACGGATCGCGGCGAATTTGGGGATATCGCATTGGAACTTCTCCACCAATCACTGTGGCTCCGGCGGCGGATTGGAGTGTGACTGCTCCTTCAACAACAGTACATTATGCCATGCCACtgagat ATTCCTCAAGGGCCAGAACTTCACCGGCCGGCTCCCACCAGATTTTGCTGATCTCCCTAATCTCCTCCAGCT AGACCTAAGCAGGAGCTTGTTCCATGGCACGGTGCCTGACCGGTGGGCCCGGATGAAGTTGCAAGGACT GTCACTAATGGGAAACAGATTGTCAGGGCCTTTTCCCATGGCTCTTACGAGAATCACAACCTTGACTAGCCT GAGCATTGAAGCAAATGAGTTCCGTGGGCAAATCCCAGCTGAAATTGGGCATCTCAAGCAACTGGAGAAGCT GATAATATCAACCAACGAGTTCACTGGACCCCTGCCGGCTGCTCTTTCCTTGCTGACCAATTTGACCGACTT AAGGATTTCTGGAAACAATTTATCTGGGAGAGTTCCTGATTTCTTGGCTAAACTGACAAAGCTTGGAAAACT GCAAATCGAAGGATCTTTGCTGGAAGGGCCTATTCCCCCGGGCTTATCCAAATTGACAAACCTTTCTGATCT GAGAATTAGTGATCTGAGAGGCAGTGGATCAGTTTTCCCGGATCTAAGAGGAATGCAATCGATGAAAGCATT GGTCCTTAGGAATTGTTCAATCAGCGGGGGAATCCCTTCTTACATATGGAGCATGGAAAATCTCACGCATCT GGATCTGAGCTTTAATGAACTGACCGGAAAAGTAACAGATTCGTTCACTAATAGGGGAACCGTACATTACAT ATATCTAACTGGAAATTCACTCACTGGGAACATACCTGATTGGCTATTGCGAAGCAACAGCATTGT GGACCTCTCTTTTAATAATTTCACGATTGGGAGCTCAGGTCGTCCTACTCAATGTCAAGGGAGCGC CAATCTAGTGGAGAGTTATTCACCTGAAATGAACAGTTT aaataatgTCCAGCCATGCTTGAAGAAGAACTTCCCATGTGCTTCGAATGGACAAT ACAGATCATCCTTGCATATCAATTGTGGAGACAAAGAAGCAATTGTCAATGGCGTAAAATATGAAGGTGACACCACACCAAAAGGTGCTTCCATGTTGTATTTAAGCCCAGACTCAAACTGGGCATTCAGCAGCACTGGGAACTTCATGGACGACAACATCAATGATGACAACTACATTGCCTCAGACACATCAAAACTGACCATGCCCAACTCCAAGCTGTATGCAAAAGCGCGCCTTTCTCCTCTTTCGCTCACATATTATGGGCTTTGTATGCATAATGGGAGCTACACAGTTAAACTCCATTTTGCCGAAATTATATTCACCAATGACAGAACATACCGCAGCCTTGGCAAAAGAAAATTCAATGTGTTCATACAG GGAAGAATGGTGCTAGAGGATTTTGATATTGAGCAATCTGCTGGTGGGGCTGGAAAGCTAGTCATCAAGACTTTCACAGCATATGTCACAAATCATACACTGAAGATTCAATTCTATTGGGCAGGAAGAGGGACAACAGGCATTCCATATAGAGGATTTTACGGCCCTCTAATATCTGCAATATCAGTAACTCCAA ACTTCCAGATTCCTTTGGCTGTTGAACCTCCCCAAACTGGCAGTAGCACGAAAATTTCAAGGACATCTAAAGCTTTGCTGATTGGAGGCCCAATTATTGCGATATTCACTGCTCTTGTTGTTGGTATCTGGATTAAGCGACGACAGAAGAACTTGGTGAATCAAG ATCCCCGGGCACTTGACCTCCAAATTGGCTCATTTACCTTGAGACAAATCAAATCAGCAACGAGAAACTTTGATCCAGCCAACAAGATTGGCGAAGGTGGTTTTGGTTCGGTTTACAAG GGTTTGTTGTCCGATGGCACCATTATTGCTGTCAAACAGCTATCATCAAAGTCCAAGCAAGGGAATCGTGAATTTGTGAATGAGATTGGCATGATATCTGCACTCCAGCATCCAAACCTTGTCAGGCTGTATGGCTGTTGTACAGAAGGAAACCAGCTCTTGCTAGTTTACGAGTACATGGAAAATAATTGCCTTGCACGTGCTCTCTTTG TTGAAGAATATAGACTGGCATTGGATTGGCCAACGAGACGTAAGATTTGCCTGGGGATAGCAAGGGGTCTGGCATATCTGCATGAGGAGTCTGCAATAAGGATTGTGCACCGAGATATCAAGGCTAGCAATATACTGCTTGACAAAGATTTGGATGCTAAGATCTCAGATTTTGGTCTAGCAAAGCTTAATGAAGATGGCCACACCCACATAAGTACAAAAGTAGCTGGAACAAT TGGATACATGGCTCCTGAGTATGCAATGCGTGGTTATTTGACAGACAAAGCTGATGTTTACAGTTTTGGGGTTGTTGCTTTGGAAATCGTGAGTGGAAAAAGCAACACAAACTACAGGCCAAAGGAAGATTTTGTTTATCTTCTCGATTGG GCTTGTGTTTTACATGAGAGAGGAACTCTCCTGGAGCTGGTAGATCCAGACTTAGGATCCAATTACTCAACAGAAGAGGCACTCCTCATGCTGAATGTGGCTCTCTTATGCACCAACGCAGCACCGACACTTAGACCAAAGATGTCCAACGCGGTGAGCCTGCTCGAGGGCCATACCCCCCTGCAACCCTTCCTATCAGAACTCAGCCTTGCTGCAAACAGCCTGAGCTCAAGTGGTCTACGCAGAAACTTCTGGGAAAATCCAAGTGAGAGCCAGAGCATAACGGCACAAGCATCATGTAACAACACCAGTGACTTGTCATCTTTAGATGTTGATGGTAGCTTGAGACATTTTGCGACTTAA
- the LOC109753267 gene encoding probable LRR receptor-like serine/threonine-protein kinase At1g07650 isoform X3, producing MHDSSALLTFLFLKGQNFTGRLPPDFADLPNLLQLDLSRSLFHGTVPDRWARMKLQGLSLMGNRLSGPFPMALTRITTLTSLSIEANEFRGQIPAEIGHLKQLEKLIISTNEFTGPLPAALSLLTNLTDLRISGNNLSGRVPDFLAKLTKLGKLQIEGSLLEGPIPPGLSKLTNLSDLRISDLRGSGSVFPDLRGMQSMKALVLRNCSISGGIPSYIWSMENLTHLDLSFNELTGKVTDSFTNRGTVHYIYLTGNSLTGNIPDWLLRSNSIVDLSFNNFTIGSSGRPTQCQGSANLVESYSPEMNSLNNVQPCLKKNFPCASNGQYRSSLHINCGDKEAIVNGVKYEGDTTPKGASMLYLSPDSNWAFSSTGNFMDDNINDDNYIASDTSKLTMPNSKLYAKARLSPLSLTYYGLCMHNGSYTVKLHFAEIIFTNDRTYRSLGKRKFNVFIQGRMVLEDFDIEQSAGGAGKLVIKTFTAYVTNHTLKIQFYWAGRGTTGIPYRGFYGPLISAISVTPNFQIPLAVEPPQTGSSTKISRTSKALLIGGPIIAIFTALVVGIWIKRRQKNLVNQDPRALDLQIGSFTLRQIKSATRNFDPANKIGEGGFGSVYKGLLSDGTIIAVKQLSSKSKQGNREFVNEIGMISALQHPNLVRLYGCCTEGNQLLLVYEYMENNCLARALFVEEYRLALDWPTRRKICLGIARGLAYLHEESAIRIVHRDIKASNILLDKDLDAKISDFGLAKLNEDGHTHISTKVAGTIGYMAPEYAMRGYLTDKADVYSFGVVALEIVSGKSNTNYRPKEDFVYLLDWACVLHERGTLLELVDPDLGSNYSTEEALLMLNVALLCTNAAPTLRPKMSNAVSLLEGHTPLQPFLSELSLAANSLSSSGLRRNFWENPSESQSITAQASCNNTSDLSSLDVDGSLRHFAT from the exons ATGCATGACTCCTCGGCGCTTCTCACCTTCCT ATTCCTCAAGGGCCAGAACTTCACCGGCCGGCTCCCACCAGATTTTGCTGATCTCCCTAATCTCCTCCAGCT AGACCTAAGCAGGAGCTTGTTCCATGGCACGGTGCCTGACCGGTGGGCCCGGATGAAGTTGCAAGGACT GTCACTAATGGGAAACAGATTGTCAGGGCCTTTTCCCATGGCTCTTACGAGAATCACAACCTTGACTAGCCT GAGCATTGAAGCAAATGAGTTCCGTGGGCAAATCCCAGCTGAAATTGGGCATCTCAAGCAACTGGAGAAGCT GATAATATCAACCAACGAGTTCACTGGACCCCTGCCGGCTGCTCTTTCCTTGCTGACCAATTTGACCGACTT AAGGATTTCTGGAAACAATTTATCTGGGAGAGTTCCTGATTTCTTGGCTAAACTGACAAAGCTTGGAAAACT GCAAATCGAAGGATCTTTGCTGGAAGGGCCTATTCCCCCGGGCTTATCCAAATTGACAAACCTTTCTGATCT GAGAATTAGTGATCTGAGAGGCAGTGGATCAGTTTTCCCGGATCTAAGAGGAATGCAATCGATGAAAGCATT GGTCCTTAGGAATTGTTCAATCAGCGGGGGAATCCCTTCTTACATATGGAGCATGGAAAATCTCACGCATCT GGATCTGAGCTTTAATGAACTGACCGGAAAAGTAACAGATTCGTTCACTAATAGGGGAACCGTACATTACAT ATATCTAACTGGAAATTCACTCACTGGGAACATACCTGATTGGCTATTGCGAAGCAACAGCATTGT GGACCTCTCTTTTAATAATTTCACGATTGGGAGCTCAGGTCGTCCTACTCAATGTCAAGGGAGCGC CAATCTAGTGGAGAGTTATTCACCTGAAATGAACAGTTT aaataatgTCCAGCCATGCTTGAAGAAGAACTTCCCATGTGCTTCGAATGGACAAT ACAGATCATCCTTGCATATCAATTGTGGAGACAAAGAAGCAATTGTCAATGGCGTAAAATATGAAGGTGACACCACACCAAAAGGTGCTTCCATGTTGTATTTAAGCCCAGACTCAAACTGGGCATTCAGCAGCACTGGGAACTTCATGGACGACAACATCAATGATGACAACTACATTGCCTCAGACACATCAAAACTGACCATGCCCAACTCCAAGCTGTATGCAAAAGCGCGCCTTTCTCCTCTTTCGCTCACATATTATGGGCTTTGTATGCATAATGGGAGCTACACAGTTAAACTCCATTTTGCCGAAATTATATTCACCAATGACAGAACATACCGCAGCCTTGGCAAAAGAAAATTCAATGTGTTCATACAG GGAAGAATGGTGCTAGAGGATTTTGATATTGAGCAATCTGCTGGTGGGGCTGGAAAGCTAGTCATCAAGACTTTCACAGCATATGTCACAAATCATACACTGAAGATTCAATTCTATTGGGCAGGAAGAGGGACAACAGGCATTCCATATAGAGGATTTTACGGCCCTCTAATATCTGCAATATCAGTAACTCCAA ACTTCCAGATTCCTTTGGCTGTTGAACCTCCCCAAACTGGCAGTAGCACGAAAATTTCAAGGACATCTAAAGCTTTGCTGATTGGAGGCCCAATTATTGCGATATTCACTGCTCTTGTTGTTGGTATCTGGATTAAGCGACGACAGAAGAACTTGGTGAATCAAG ATCCCCGGGCACTTGACCTCCAAATTGGCTCATTTACCTTGAGACAAATCAAATCAGCAACGAGAAACTTTGATCCAGCCAACAAGATTGGCGAAGGTGGTTTTGGTTCGGTTTACAAG GGTTTGTTGTCCGATGGCACCATTATTGCTGTCAAACAGCTATCATCAAAGTCCAAGCAAGGGAATCGTGAATTTGTGAATGAGATTGGCATGATATCTGCACTCCAGCATCCAAACCTTGTCAGGCTGTATGGCTGTTGTACAGAAGGAAACCAGCTCTTGCTAGTTTACGAGTACATGGAAAATAATTGCCTTGCACGTGCTCTCTTTG TTGAAGAATATAGACTGGCATTGGATTGGCCAACGAGACGTAAGATTTGCCTGGGGATAGCAAGGGGTCTGGCATATCTGCATGAGGAGTCTGCAATAAGGATTGTGCACCGAGATATCAAGGCTAGCAATATACTGCTTGACAAAGATTTGGATGCTAAGATCTCAGATTTTGGTCTAGCAAAGCTTAATGAAGATGGCCACACCCACATAAGTACAAAAGTAGCTGGAACAAT TGGATACATGGCTCCTGAGTATGCAATGCGTGGTTATTTGACAGACAAAGCTGATGTTTACAGTTTTGGGGTTGTTGCTTTGGAAATCGTGAGTGGAAAAAGCAACACAAACTACAGGCCAAAGGAAGATTTTGTTTATCTTCTCGATTGG GCTTGTGTTTTACATGAGAGAGGAACTCTCCTGGAGCTGGTAGATCCAGACTTAGGATCCAATTACTCAACAGAAGAGGCACTCCTCATGCTGAATGTGGCTCTCTTATGCACCAACGCAGCACCGACACTTAGACCAAAGATGTCCAACGCGGTGAGCCTGCTCGAGGGCCATACCCCCCTGCAACCCTTCCTATCAGAACTCAGCCTTGCTGCAAACAGCCTGAGCTCAAGTGGTCTACGCAGAAACTTCTGGGAAAATCCAAGTGAGAGCCAGAGCATAACGGCACAAGCATCATGTAACAACACCAGTGACTTGTCATCTTTAGATGTTGATGGTAGCTTGAGACATTTTGCGACTTAA